CGATTACCTTGATATTTGCAAATTGCTCCATATCAGTTTCTATTCCTATCATGTGAAACCCTCCTTATACCCAAAAATCATTAAATAACTCTTTTATTCTTAAAAATATCCCGTTTTTTTTCTTGTTTTTTTCTTTCGACTGTTCATTTTGTTTACCATACAGGTATTTACGATTTGCATAAACATATCTTACGATACCTACACCTGCAGAATATACCGGAGTCGATACACCAATAACATCTGGTACACCTAATCTAACATTTTTGTCAAATATATTTTTCGCTAAGTCGATACTTCCTTTAATAAATGCTATTCCTCCTCCTGTTATTACTATATTAGTCGAAATTAAGTCAAACGTCTCAGATTTTTTTAATTGCTCATATGAAATAGTCAAAATTTCACTCACTCTTGCTTCTATAATATCTATTATATCATTTAATCTTATATCTTGGGAACTGCGATTTGCTATATTGGATATCTTAATTACTTCGTCATTTTCGTCATTCAATTTTATTACAGAACCATACTTCTTCTTTATATTCTCGGCTTCTTCATAAGAAATCTTTAATCCAATTGATAAATCATTAGTTATATGGTTACCACCAACCGGTATCAATGCAGAATATACAAGATTCCCTGAATTAAAAACAGAAATATCAGTTATTCCAGCCCCAATGTCTATAAGTGCCGCACCTAATTCCCTTTCATCCCTGGTCATTACGGCTTCAGCAGTCGCCAAAGGCTCTACTATTATTCCTGATACATCAATTCCGGCCTTTTTAATACACTTTTCCATATTCTGTACTGCCGTGAGGCTTCCTGTTACAATAGCAGCATC
This portion of the Thermoanaerobacterium sp. RBIITD genome encodes:
- the ftsA gene encoding cell division protein FtsA, with translation MSDIITGIDIGTSKVCTIIGQCDKNGELRIIGIGFYPCNGMKKGVVVDIETTAFSIKKSIEQAERMANQKVTSVYIKIPGGLTDIYRNKGIVAVTRDDKEITKQDVERVLQAAKIMAIPSDKQIIELIPVEYIVDGYGEIRDPVGMAGIRLEVDAAIVTGSLTAVQNMEKCIKKAGIDVSGIIVEPLATAEAVMTRDERELGAALIDIGAGITDISVFNSGNLVYSALIPVGGNHITNDLSIGLKISYEEAENIKKKYGSVIKLNDENDEVIKISNIANRSSQDIRLNDIIDIIEARVSEILTISYEQLKKSETFDLISTNIVITGGGIAFIKGSIDLAKNIFDKNVRLGVPDVIGVSTPVYSAGVGIVRYVYANRKYLYGKQNEQSKEKNKKKNGIFLRIKELFNDFWV